A genomic stretch from Podospora pseudoanserina strain CBS 124.78 chromosome 3, whole genome shotgun sequence includes:
- a CDS encoding hypothetical protein (EggNog:ENOG503NX8V; COG:U), which translates to MNGITIKTNDPQNPEKAAITKRVKSRRSTAHKKRHNGGPEQKPLPIHPQVDLENNDEDIHDLIDPDDAPFLYIPPPPQGSITSASQTATALSSRWGLSGEDRAAPLNTIDEPVSATLLRDLSAIWSKLKEVLYPKYLFGGSMSSISDVRNLRLAQAREEIVGLASRAMDADSLLSNNHMSSGLRDWDLWGPLVFCLLLSTLLSLKSREQQREVVFSGVFAMVWVGMGVVTVQIRLLGGNISFAQSVCIIGYTLFPLVIAALLSAVSLIWIARIPVYLVLVGWSLAAGVSILGGSGVVKNRVGLAVYPLAVFYLGLGCLCFIS; encoded by the exons ATGAATGGAATCACCATCAAGACTAATGACCCCCAGAACCCAGAAAAGGCAG CAATAACCAAACGGGTCAAAAGCAGGAGGTCAACGGCACACAAGAAGAGACACAATGGCGGCCCCGAACAGAAGCCACTACCAATCCACCCCCAAGTCGACCTCGAGAACAACGACGAGGATATCCACGATTTGATCGATCCCGATGATG CCCCCTTCCTCTACatcccgccccctccccaaggCAGCatcacctccgcctcccaaaCCGCCAcagccctctcctcccgctggGGTTTATCAGGTGAAGACCGCGCCGCACCCCTAAACACAATCGACGAGCCCGTCTCCGCCACCCTCCTTAGGGATCTCTCCGCCATCTGGTCCAAGCTGAAAGAAGTCCTGTACCCAAAGTACCTCTTTGGCGGGTCCATGTCCTCGATTTCGGACGTCAGAAACTTGCGCTTGGCCCAGGCAAGGGAGGAAATTGTTGGTTTAGCGTCAAGGGCGATGGACGCGGATAGCTTGCtgagcaacaaccacatGAGCAGCGGGCTGAGGGATTGGGATTTGTGGGGGCCGTTGGTGTTTTGTCTTTTGCTGTCGACGCTGCTGAGCTTGAAGAGTAGGgagcagcagagggaggtggtgtttagTGGGGTTTTCGCTatggtttgggttgggatgggggttgttaCGGTCCAGAtaaggttgttgggggggaatAT ATCTTTTGCGCAGAGTGTCTGTATCATTGGGTATACCCTCTTTCCGCTCGTCATTGCCGCGTTGCTGTCGGCTGTGAGTCTGATTTGGATTGCGAGGATTCCGGTTtatttggtgttggttgggtggagtttggcggcgggggtgagtATTCTGGGGGGTAgcggggtggtgaagaatCGGGTTGGGTTGGCGGTGTATCCGTTGGCGGTGTTTtatttggggttggggtgtttgTGTTTTATCTCCTGA
- a CDS encoding hypothetical protein (EggNog:ENOG503NX23; COG:S), with protein sequence MDPRDQTFMTIHNLTPDANILFASDSILDILGYHPDEVKGKSCFEYFHPDEVPFARSIHSRGVLMDKAAVLHYARILSSKGEYVNCECCFTVVHTVLVASISIYSRGDKSERRAKEAPQIRRKFSCSPLDPRYHMLEHLSPKFKMPAMEREPRAALILNRFSLELNIMYATPSVAQIVGLSAEELMEKSFYDCIQQDCMERASRCLEGAKENESIAYLRFWYKDPRANSEHEADESEDEQDEDEDLDDNSSRANSDNNDMDIDDDSVIVIKDEDDDRICLDGREGSASSATTASSNTLPVQSPRTFELEAVVSCTSDGLVVVLRRARPPIPDLQPVVPSAFNYQNGLFAAPWAQQPIEPYIPPDLLYTFRPPFLPQYMPLRESVKAAGGPPMDHTTGYYRGEPETDYQQT encoded by the exons ATCCTCTTCGCATCAGATTCCATCCTTGATATTCTCGGTTATCACCCGGACGAAGTAAAGGGGAAATCATGCTTTGAGTACTTCCACCCGGACGAGGTGCCGTTCGCACGCTCGATCCACAGTCGAGGCGTGCTTATGGACAAGGCGGCCGTCTTGCACTATGCCCGAATCTTGTCCAGCAAGGGTGAATATGTCAACTGCGAATGCTGCTTCACTGTCGTCCACACCGTCTTGGTGGCGTCTATCAGCATTTACTCCAGAGGCGACAAGAGCGAGA GGAGAGCAAAGGAGGCTCCGCAAATTCGAAGAAAGTTTTCCTGCTCACCATTGGATCCCCGCTACCACATGCTTGAGCACCTCTCACCCAAGTTCAAGATGCCCGCCATGGAACGGGAGCCCCGTGCCGCCCTGATTCTGAACCGGTTTAGTCTGGAGCTCAACATCATGTACGCTACTCCGTCGGTTGCGCAGATCGTGGGCCTCTCTGCCGAGGAGCTGATGGAGAAGTCATTTTACGACTGCATTCAACAAGACTGTATGGAACGAGCATCCAGGTGTCTAGAGGGCGCCAAAGAAAACGAGTCGATCGCCTATCTTCGCTTTTGGTACAAAGATCCGCGGGCTAACTCGGAACACGAGGCGGAtgagagtgaggatgagcaggacgaggacgaagacCTGGacgacaacagcagcagagcgAACTCGGATAACAACGACATGGATATCGACGACGATTCGGTGATTGTAAtcaaggatgaggacgatgacaGGATATGCCTCGACGGTAGGGAAGGCTCGGCAAGTTCTGCCACCACGGCAAGCTCAAACACTTTGCCTGTACAATCGCCCCGGACGTTTGAGTTGGAGGCTGTGGTTTCGTGCACATCAGACGGACTGGTCGTCGTGCTGCGCAGGGCACGACCACCAATCCCCGACCTGCAGCCCGTGGTTCCTTCGGCGTTCAACTACCAGAATGGCCTCTTTGCAGCACCGTGGGCCCAACAACCGATCGAACCCTACATACCGCCCGATCTCCTCTACACGTTCCGCCCGCCATTTCTTCCCCAGTACATGCCGCTCCGCGAAAGCGTCAAGGCGGCAGGCGGACCTCCGATGGACC ACACCACTGGATATTACCGAGGAGAACCAGAGACTGATTACCAACAGACCTAA